A genomic stretch from Lysobacter soyae includes:
- the ribH gene encoding 6,7-dimethyl-8-ribityllumazine synthase: MPIFEGELRAHPDARFAIVASRWNSKITETLIEGARSALTGNGVSEAMIDVIRVPGAWELPVVCATLAKAGAHSGIVALGCVIRGDTRHYEQVADGASNGLMQVQIDTGVPVANGVLAVEQFEDAEARAGGSHGNKGEEAAFVVLEMANLLERFQ, translated from the coding sequence ATGCCGATTTTTGAAGGCGAGCTGCGCGCCCACCCGGATGCCCGGTTTGCAATCGTTGCCAGCCGCTGGAATTCGAAGATCACCGAAACCCTGATTGAAGGCGCGCGTTCCGCATTGACCGGCAATGGCGTGTCCGAAGCCATGATCGACGTGATTCGCGTGCCCGGCGCATGGGAGCTTCCGGTCGTGTGCGCCACGCTCGCAAAAGCGGGCGCGCATTCGGGCATCGTCGCCTTGGGCTGCGTCATTCGCGGCGACACGCGTCATTACGAACAAGTGGCCGACGGTGCATCCAACGGCCTTATGCAGGTACAAATCGACACGGGCGTGCCGGTGGCCAACGGTGTCCTCGCGGTCGAACAGTTTGAAGACGCCGAAGCACGCGCCGGCGGATCCCATGGCAACAAGGGTGAAGAAGCTGCGTTTGTGGTGCTTGAAATGGCCAATTTGCTGGAGCGTTTCCAATGA
- the ribB gene encoding 3,4-dihydroxy-2-butanone-4-phosphate synthase, which yields MSFAPIPELLEELRQGRMVVIVDDEDRENEGDLIMVAELVKPSDINFMVTHARGLVCLSLTRERCKQLGLPPMVRDNTSQHHTNFTVSIEAAEGVTTGISAYDRAHTIRTAVRPDTKPQDLSQPGHIFPLQAQPAGVLARAGHTEAASDLAMLAGFEPAGVLVEILNADGTMARRPELEVFAREHGLKMGSIEALIRHRLETEHTVERIESRPIDTPAGEFMLHVYRDRVDHQLHFALQKGEAVRDRPSLVRVHTRNTLADALHWRRGDFGVPSLEALRCIAEAGHGALVVLGETESTDALLARLRQEPMPETKKGNAATAGWRQNGTGSQILADLGYGKLRVLGTARKQVGMAGYGLEIVENVPVPNG from the coding sequence ATGAGTTTCGCGCCTATCCCGGAGTTGCTGGAAGAATTGCGTCAAGGGCGCATGGTGGTCATCGTCGATGACGAAGACCGCGAAAACGAAGGCGATTTGATCATGGTGGCCGAACTCGTCAAACCGAGCGACATCAACTTCATGGTCACCCATGCACGCGGCTTGGTCTGTTTATCGCTCACCCGTGAACGCTGCAAACAACTGGGCCTGCCGCCGATGGTGCGGGACAATACCTCGCAGCACCACACTAACTTCACGGTGAGTATTGAAGCCGCCGAGGGCGTGACCACCGGCATCAGTGCCTATGATCGCGCGCACACGATTCGCACCGCGGTCCGTCCCGATACCAAACCCCAGGATTTGTCGCAGCCAGGTCACATCTTTCCCTTGCAGGCGCAGCCCGCGGGGGTGTTGGCGCGTGCGGGGCACACCGAAGCGGCCAGTGATCTCGCCATGTTGGCGGGATTCGAGCCGGCCGGTGTGTTGGTGGAAATCTTGAATGCGGACGGCACCATGGCGCGTCGCCCGGAGCTCGAAGTGTTCGCGCGCGAGCATGGTTTGAAAATGGGCTCGATCGAAGCCCTGATTCGCCATCGCTTGGAAACCGAACACACGGTGGAGCGTATCGAATCGCGTCCGATTGACACGCCCGCCGGCGAATTCATGCTGCATGTCTATCGTGATCGCGTTGATCACCAACTGCACTTCGCACTGCAAAAAGGTGAGGCGGTACGGGACCGTCCGAGCTTGGTGCGCGTGCACACGCGCAACACCCTGGCGGATGCCTTGCATTGGCGTCGCGGTGATTTCGGTGTGCCGAGCCTGGAGGCCTTGCGATGCATTGCCGAGGCGGGTCATGGCGCTTTGGTCGTCCTAGGTGAAACGGAGTCCACCGATGCTTTGTTGGCCCGTCTTCGTCAGGAGCCGATGCCCGAAACCAAGAAGGGAAACGCGGCTACGGCGGGCTGGCGCCAAAACGGCACGGGCAGCCAGATCCTCGCTGACCTCGGCTACGGCAAGCTGCGCGTGCTCGGTACGGCACGCAAGCAAGTGGGCATGGCAGGCTATGGCCTCGAGATCGTGGAAAACGTGCCGGTCCCGAACGGTTAA
- a CDS encoding riboflavin synthase, giving the protein MFTGLIQGVGQVSRLEDLGGDVRIHIDVGSLPFDAVDLGESIAVNGTCLTVIAFDAHSFAADASNETLALTTLGRLKAGSQVNLERALRANDRMGGHLVSGHVDGVGTVTDIREDARAQRWHFQVPSALSRYIAKKGSICVDGVSLTVNEADANSFEVALIPHTVEHTAFKTTCVGDAVNIEVDLVARYVERLLSDKEQ; this is encoded by the coding sequence ATGTTTACCGGTTTGATCCAAGGGGTGGGGCAGGTGTCGCGTCTGGAAGATTTGGGTGGCGATGTGCGCATCCACATTGATGTCGGCAGCCTTCCGTTCGACGCGGTGGACCTCGGTGAAAGTATTGCGGTGAACGGCACGTGCCTCACCGTGATCGCCTTTGACGCGCACAGCTTCGCGGCGGATGCCTCCAACGAAACCTTGGCACTCACCACGCTGGGCCGACTCAAAGCGGGCAGCCAGGTCAATTTGGAACGCGCCTTGCGTGCGAACGATCGCATGGGCGGTCATTTGGTCAGTGGTCATGTCGACGGCGTGGGAACCGTCACCGACATTCGTGAGGACGCCCGCGCGCAACGCTGGCACTTCCAAGTGCCGTCGGCACTGTCGCGCTATATCGCGAAAAAAGGATCGATTTGCGTTGACGGCGTCAGCCTGACCGTCAACGAAGCGGACGCGAACAGCTTTGAAGTCGCGCTCATTCCGCACACGGTTGAACACACCGCCTTCAAAACGACGTGCGTCGGCGACGCGGTCAATATCGAAGTGGATCTTGTCGCTCGTTATGTCGAGCGTCTGTTATCGGACAAGGAACAATAA
- the ribD gene encoding bifunctional diaminohydroxyphosphoribosylaminopyrimidine deaminase/5-amino-6-(5-phosphoribosylamino)uracil reductase RibD, translated as MSEFSAFDHQMMTHALRLAERGAFTAKPNPMVGCVISKGGLVVGEGWHVRAGEAHAEVIALQAAGDAAKGATAYVTLEPCAHTGKTGPCADALIAAGVKRVVAAMRDPFPQVDGAGFEKLRAAGIEVQSGLMEAQAQRLNRAFITRVTRGRPWVRVKLAVSLDGRTALANGESQWISGEESREDVHRWRARCGALITGAGTILKDDPQLTVRLPAEEAFVAPLRVVLDPGLATIARGRVREGDAPTLYIHGETTKVPRGFTADIAAVPEIQSRLDLHRVLTLLAERGVNEVQLEAGATLTGGFLSQGLVDELLVYIAPVIMGDAARPMFDGLRIEHMSERVRFKQIDLRKFGDDTRVLLEPVPLEAREQR; from the coding sequence ATGAGCGAATTCAGCGCATTTGACCACCAGATGATGACGCACGCCCTGCGCTTGGCAGAGCGCGGCGCGTTCACCGCCAAACCCAACCCGATGGTGGGTTGCGTCATCAGCAAAGGCGGACTCGTGGTGGGCGAAGGCTGGCATGTGCGCGCCGGCGAAGCGCATGCGGAAGTGATTGCCTTGCAAGCGGCCGGCGATGCCGCCAAGGGCGCCACGGCCTACGTCACCTTGGAGCCTTGTGCGCATACGGGCAAAACCGGCCCCTGTGCCGATGCGCTGATCGCCGCCGGCGTCAAACGCGTCGTGGCAGCCATGCGCGATCCGTTCCCGCAAGTGGACGGCGCGGGCTTTGAAAAATTGCGCGCGGCAGGGATTGAAGTACAAAGCGGTTTGATGGAAGCGCAGGCGCAGCGATTGAATCGCGCCTTTATCACTCGAGTGACACGCGGGCGCCCTTGGGTGCGTGTGAAGTTGGCCGTGAGTTTGGACGGACGCACCGCATTGGCGAACGGCGAGTCGCAATGGATCAGCGGTGAGGAGTCCCGGGAAGACGTGCATCGCTGGCGCGCGCGCTGTGGTGCATTGATCACCGGCGCCGGCACGATTTTGAAAGACGACCCGCAGCTCACTGTTCGCTTGCCGGCGGAAGAGGCGTTCGTTGCGCCACTGCGCGTTGTGCTCGATCCCGGTCTTGCCACCATCGCCCGCGGCCGCGTGCGCGAAGGTGACGCGCCCACGCTTTACATCCACGGCGAAACCACCAAAGTGCCGCGCGGATTCACTGCCGATATTGCCGCCGTGCCGGAAATTCAATCGCGTTTGGATTTGCACCGGGTGCTGACGCTGTTGGCAGAACGCGGCGTCAACGAAGTACAACTGGAAGCCGGCGCCACGCTCACCGGCGGTTTTCTCTCGCAAGGTTTGGTCGATGAATTGCTCGTCTATATCGCGCCGGTGATCATGGGCGATGCCGCCCGTCCGATGTTCGACGGTTTGCGCATCGAGCACATGTCCGAACGCGTGCGCTTCAAACAGATTGATCTTCGCAAATTCGGCGACGACACACGCGTCTTACTTGAACCCGTCCCGCTCGAAGCGAGGGAGCAACGCTGA